One window of Paroedura picta isolate Pp20150507F chromosome 2, Ppicta_v3.0, whole genome shotgun sequence genomic DNA carries:
- the LOC143830307 gene encoding disintegrin and metalloproteinase domain-containing protein 20-like: MVAIVTLCIGRKSVLHSSFSPLVNGHQDFFVLNISIGSVAYIIPTSSLKMTNVIVWLLLLILRNVLKETAGQIATPGFRYASYEVIIPQRQAPRYGHKEPQHVNYQMKIEGKSRLVYLRQKRAFVPKHFPVFTYSTEGALQVDYPFIRDDCFYDGFVRGMPVSSLAISTCSGGLRGVLQVENKSYEIEPVPASATFQHVVYRLEEEEGAIRMRCGLTEEEQLRQAAMIQHTANVTTAKFQDKPWRIHTMYTRVVIVVEHERYVQFGRNETVVALNILNVIHLINVWYVPIGVEVSLVGLEIWSHGNLINISNDLHTFLPVFNTWKVNTLLPRLSHDTAHLFVYKRFGTDLGIAFTGTPCWKVWSSAVDVYISPSLYNFSNVFAHEQGHILGMNHDKPWCNCGERICIMAASHSNSYKFSDCSYRDYYNLLRSGHARCMFSPNDPDKQYELIYCGNRVVEHGEQCDCGSKQNCKWDPCCQSGCKLRSGASCAFGECCSQCQYLPAGTVCRKSVSVCDLLEYCNGTSERCPEDVHVQDGAPCKGGAYCYHGNCSTHSKQCKMIFGSRATAGSEGCFRELNTRGDRFGNCGIDGATYKKCLQKDVLCGRLQCKNFNTLPSMEGHNTIIQTRIKDSLCWGTDYHHGTRIPDIGAVNDGTPCDNNMICINKECANVSLLQYDCNMTKCQNRGICNSHRNCHCDYGWAPPYCLDQGYGGSIDSGPPPPRKASQRLSKRPLIPLIIILFVVPAVASVAALGVYYWTNLMQ, from the coding sequence ATGGTTGCCATAGTCACTTTGTGTATTGGAAGGAAATCTGTCCTCCACTCTAGTTTCTCTCCTCTTGTTAATGGCCAccaagacttttttgttttgaatataagTATAGGTAGCGTAGCCTACATTATTCCTACGTCAAGCTTGAAAATGACTAATGTTATTGTCTGGTTATTACTGCTGATTTTGAGGAATGTCCTGAAAGAGACTGCTGGCCAAATAGCCACTCCAGGGTTTAGGTATGCCTCTTATGAGGTGATCATCCCACAAAGACAGGCCCCCAGATATGGGCACAAAGAACCCCAGCATGTGAACTACCAGATGAAGATAGAAGGGAAGAGCCGCCTGGTCTACCTCAGGCAGAAGAGAGCCTTTGTCCCCAAACACTTCCCCGTTTTCACTTACAGCACGGAGGGGGCTCTGCAGGTGGACTATCCGTTCATCAGGGATGACTGTTTCTATGATGGTTTTGTACGTGGCATGCCCGTCTCTTCGCTTGCCATTAGCACTTGTTCAGGAGGCCTCAGAGGTGTTTTGCAAGTCGAGAATAAGTCCTATGAAATTGAACCTGTCCCAGCATCTGCTACCTTTCAACATGTGGTGTATCGACTCgaagaagaggaaggggccatCCGCATGAGGTGTGGCCTGACAGAAGAAGAGCAACTTCGACAGGCAGCCATGATCCAACACACTGCGAATGTAACAACTGCCAAATTTCAGGACAAACCATGGCGGATACATACAATGTATACAAGAGTTGTCATTGTAGTGGAACATGAGCGCTACGTTCAATTTGGCAGAAATGAAACTGTTGTTGCTTTGAATATACTAAATGTCATCCATCTTATAAATGTATGGTATGTTCCAATTGGTGTTGAGGTATCTCTTGTTGGACTGGAAATATGGTCCCACGGCAATCTCATAAATATTTCCAATGACCTTCATACTTTCCTTCCTGTTTTTAATACTTGGAAAGTAAACACTCTTCTTCCACGTCTATCACATGATACAGCCCACCTTTTTGTATATAAAAGATTCGGAACTGACCTGGGAATAGCATTCACAGGAACACCATGCTGGAAGGTGTGGTCAAGTGCTGTTGACGTATATATAAGTCCCAGTTTGTACAACTTTTCTAACGTATTTGCTCACGAACAAGGGCATATCCTCGGTATGAATCATGATAAACCTTGGTGTAACTGTGGAGAAAGAATCTGCATTATGGCTGCCTCTCACTCAAACAGTTATAAATTCAGTGACTGCAGTTACAGAGACTATTACAATTTACTGAGATCTGGCCATGCACGTTGCATGTTTTCTCCCAATGATCCAGATAAACAGTATGAACTCATATATTGTGGGAACAGAGTAGTGGAACACGGTGAGCAATGTGACTGCGGTTCAAAGCAGAACTGTAAATGGGACCCCTGTTGCcagtctggctgcaagctgcgttCCGGTGCCTCTTGTGCTTTTGGGGAGTGCTGCTCCCAATGCCAGTATCTTCCTGCTGGGACCGTTTGCAGGAAAAGCGTTAGTGTCTGTGACCTTCTGGAGTACTGCAATGGGACCTCAGAACGATGTCCAGAAGATGTTCATGTACAAGATGGTGCCCCATGTAAAGGTGGTGCATACTGTTACCATGGGAACTGCTCAACTCACAGCAAACAGTGCAAAATGATCTTTGGCTCAAGAGCAACGGCTGGTTCAGAAGGCTGCTTCAGAGAGCTGAACACTCGAGGCGACCGTTTTGGCAACTGTGGGATTGATGGTGCTACTTATAAAAAATGTCTTCAGAAGGATGTCCTGTGTGGCCGACTCCAGTGTAAAAACTTCAATACATTGCCTTCGATGGAAGGACACAACACTATCATTCAAACACGCATTAAGGACAGTTTGTGTTGGGGCACAGATTATCATCACGGAACAAGAATTCCTGACATTGGAGCTGTGAATGATGGCACTCCCTGTGACAACAATATGATATGTATTAATAAGGAATGTGCTAATGTATCCCTATTGCAATATGATTGTAATATGACAAAGTGCCAAAATCGGGGAATATGCAACAGCCACAGAAATTGTCACTGTGATTATGGTTGGGCCCCTCCATACTGTTTAGATCAAGGCTATGGTGGAAGCATTGACAGTGGACCCCCTCCACCCCGCAAAGCCAGTCAAAGGTTGTCTAAAAGACCCCTAATCCCCTTAATTATTATTCTTTTTGTTGTTCCTGCTGTTGCAAGTGTTGCTGCTCTTGGTGTATATTACTGGACTAATCTGATGCAGTGA